A stretch of Arachis hypogaea cultivar Tifrunner chromosome 15, arahy.Tifrunner.gnm2.J5K5, whole genome shotgun sequence DNA encodes these proteins:
- the LOC140179227 gene encoding uncharacterized protein, with amino-acid sequence MKKARENIEDSEREQYAELRDYIFALLTANPGATIDMDTTPMPDSLPIFKRLYIYFDSCKQGFIQGCRPFIRLDGTFLKGYYSGQLLTAVGQDANNQIFPIAYTVVDSETRDNWRWFLELLHHTLENYRVHGLIPAMEQVMPGVHHRFCAMHIWNNFTKRWKDKQLKGAVWEWNQQCCQDRLDPKTWTKAHFSEWPKVDNVTNNNCETFNGKILKYRGKPIITMLEEIRVHIMRVMARNKKSLSGYVGSVAPRQLSRLEREKEESNKWAPTWAGDDNGKIYEVEKHPTKVTVDLKNQRCTCRFWQLTGLPCRHACAALSLRSRRPEDQIHNWLKMAAYNSAYQHNINPVSSKEFWDKAEGYPPLPLYYKTPIELTHNVIFTQTIFIYCRVAIIVGVVKKKLADEVATMEAEEAAPAIENPAQPPPPPRKSSN; translated from the exons ATGAAGAAGGCAAGGGAGAATATTGAGGATTCAGAGAGAGAGCAGTATGCTGAGTTGAGGGATTACATTTTTGCCCTGTTGACAGCTAACCCAGGAGCAACTATTGACATGGACACTACCCCTATGCCTGATTCCCTCCCGATTTTCAAGAGactctatatatattttgattCTTGCAAACAAGGATTCATACAAGGTTGCAGACCATTTATTAGACTGGATGGTACATTCCTAAAAGGGTATTACAGTGGCCAGTTGCTTACAGCAGTGGGACAAGATGCTAACAATCAAATCTTTCCCATTGCATATACAGTTGTTGACTCTGAGACAAGAGATAACTGGAGATGGTTTCTAGAACTCCTGCATCATACTTTGGAGAACTATAGGGTGCATG GTCTCATACCAGCCATGGAGCAAGTTATGCCCGGAGTGCATCATCGTTTTTGTGCAATGCACATTTGGAATAACTTCACTAAAAGGTGGAAGGATAAACAGTTGAAAGGAGCAGTCTGGGAAT GGAATCAACAATGTTGCCAAGATAGGCTTGACCCAAAGACTTGGACAAAGGCGCATTTTAGTGAGTGGCCGAAGGTGGACAATGTGACCAACAACAACTGTGAGACCTTCAATGGAAAGATTCTCAAGTACAGAGGCAAGCCAATCATCACAATGTTAGAGGAAATCAGAGTGCATATCATGAGGGTTATGGCAAGGAACAAAAAGTCTCTTAGTGGCTATGTTGGTTCggttgcaccaagacagcttagTAGGCttgagagagagaaggaagaaagcaACAAATGGGCTCCCACATGGGCAGGGGATGACAATGGAAAAATATATGAGGTTGAGAAGCATCCTACTAAAGTAACTGTGGACTTGAAAAATCAAAGGTGCACCTGTAGATTTTGGCAGCTCACAGGCTTGCCTTGCAGACATGCTTGTGCAGCACTTTCTCTGAGGAGTCGTAGGCCAGAAGATCAGATTCATAATTGGCTGAAAATGGCTGCATATAACTCAGCATATCAACATAACATCAACCCTGTATCAAGTAAAGAATTTTGGGATAAGGCTGAAGGATATCCTCCACTGCCCCTTTATTATAAGACACCTATTG AACTCACTCATAATGTTATATTTACACAAACAATATTTATATATTGTAGAGTGGCCATAATAGTAGGAGTTGTAAAGAAAAAGCTGGCTGATGAGGTAGCAACTATGGAAGCAGAGGAAGCTGCTCCTGCAATTGAAAATCCtgcacaaccaccaccacccccaaGAAAATCCTCCAACTAA